One region of Pygocentrus nattereri isolate fPygNat1 chromosome 14, fPygNat1.pri, whole genome shotgun sequence genomic DNA includes:
- the bptf gene encoding nucleosome-remodeling factor subunit BPTF isoform X4: MMRGRRGRPPKTVLMQEPTSGPVRGLRPRRAPKVKARGGADEDFVTPAKRGNHHSSRGRRKAGSAGSRGRGRGRGAAGRGRGRRSAASAVVYDDHESDDEDDGESLASEEDEEAEEDPITDEEEEVIDNESDYLEELPEDEEDDASYCTESSHGSTPGRRRRRARRPRSPILEQKEIPSLDLPTSSEDLLIPAEHLLNASSIYEVLRNFSTVLRLSPFRFEDFCAALVSQEQCTLMAETHIALLKAILREEDTSNTTFGPADLKDSVNSTLYFIDGMTWPEVVRSYCESDPEYRDVLPHLEGEDYPFGPLESKVKVLQFLVDQFLTTNLAREELMSEGVVQYDDHCRVCHRLGDLLCCETCSAVYHLECVKPPLEEVPEDEWQCEVCVAHKVPGVTDCVMEVQKSRPYLRQEPIGYDRHQRKYWFLNRRIIVEEDGEAEVGKKIWYYSSKVQLGELLELLDKEFWENDLCAVLDELREEIHTHMDITEELTNKARSNNKAYLTVVNDEILERLKAQQEAELGEVKRRADEKARQGLKIDEGSEGDNVVSSAADGSTPQEGLGDGDAVSEKTATDATTPPAAEDGSISVSGRPQADPLNPSKIDPQSPPAGAATTASSTAAAEEPGEGAEVERERADKSSESGCQGDGESMLETEPPQTADENSCSSHFSISDCLRPPEEPDLADRSSQSSINSQDDAGEGKGNGDGTRTGSSMRMVTRLRNPDSKLSQRKIMQDKDGSSQDGSKALKETPPLMAYGSVRKDLAGKSSSNNGFFKLGQEGKFRVYHNQYSTNTLALNKHQHREDHDKRRHLSHKFCMTTAGEFKWNGSVHGSKTLTVSTLRLTIIQLENNVPAPFLHPNWASHRSNWIKAVQMCSKAREFALALAILECAIKPVVMLSVWKDSLGHTRLHRMTSMEREEKEKVKKREKKLEDEETMQQATWVKYTFPIKHQVWKQKGEEYRVTGYGGWSWVSKTYVHRFVPKLPGNTNVNYRKALEAAKPGNEHETTSHSQKQNSPSEMHDVSDSIQKPGKEEKQQNSISESTTEPLSAEEHTLKEQGEKKEEKMEVDEKAVDKNDHLYKNESSEQMDAIASKSTSPSEEKVNVSTSSSLLNDQPLKGEAIDGEESSVSAATSQASFDCEVVNVSEGFQLRTAYKKKVKASKLDGLLERRVRQFTVEERQRLEMLKQAATSKPATEKVKEDQETTTTSTNQDLKTEGTAPIPPKPIEADEVVEPVMKDKDPVVQKLEFDQEEEQVKPNSLEQTDNLDVRLGSSPKTEIAEQGQKTGTEAEHKTGNGAPVTTAAAFNGGPQQDLETDLEVKPETACPKIEDTEGKTPVENSSSISENGLNVEKALSVHVNGKDGSIDSPPANLPNNINSKEIIQTTEDESRVAPQKEPLKSLMNGDLTQEGQKEKAKPDDEPLVAKSDSEYLPPQKIAKLENSTEGIVDSTVGSAPSQPTAPEASLKPDVLNNSAKVASVETEEAKLKSLSPSSIPSGDESSLSSDVPENSNSSGSGIKTMITQVTTTTTTTVSTESRTVQLAEVSSTLDGTASNNASAVNALAEPKVESTTTVSTLSTTTTTTVTKVTNPVLGAKVTEESKTVVTATLTDAKSGPSGSSVSSMTVSKEYTTKDRVRLMKFSRSKKTRSGTALPSYRKFVTKSSKKSIFVLPNDELKKLARRAGIREVPIFNYNAKPALDIWPYPSPRPTFGITWRYRLQTVRSLAGVSLMLRLLWACLRWDDMAVKPSPAVGTTRTETSETDITTTEIIKRRDVGPYGIRSEYCIRKIICPLGVPEAPKETPTPQRKGLRSSALRPKKPEPSKQTGPVVIETWVPEEDLELWEIRAFTERVEREKAQAADPTKVSVQKKAEEVKAQLEAQLKHQRLAAQQKRLEQQKPGGTTSTSTLTSTPISAGSSTQKVVVGSLTSPVTPGTKVVLATKLGTPVTFQQNKNFQQTFASWVKQGQGNTASTTSVTTVAASSISTSGQTFQIAAAPGSKAGNVLTAKLPLPANSKIVTVNVPTTQGGVVQVQQKVVGIIPSSTAGTAQSFSSFQPRSASINIRPNTTTSTQQVTTTGAPLRPGMTVVRSPLQQATALSKTIIRTPLTVQQGILPASQGQQVVTQIIRGTPVSKAVTSSSPVQAGVGTPPRPSTPGQPQTPQTPTGARPQQGQVKLTLAQLTQLTQGAQGGNPGLTVVIQGQGQTTGQLQVIPQGVTVIPGPGQQLMQAAMPNGQVQRFLFTPMPPAPAPAAPAISTPSTSATPVTTTTTTTTPTMPTHPVRQTAAQAQPPVQPSNLPSSPPSLPTPQPVQHPVTPAQTPTPASPLQTPQTHISSPQPQIPQLQPQPQIPQLQPQPQIPQLQPQPQIPQLQPQPQIQPQPQIQPQLQIQPQPQVQSPPQLQSQVQLQPQLQPQPQIQPQPQTQPLPQPPPQTQPLPQPQLQLQTQPQLQHQPQPHLPAQSPVQQSPPLSVSHVAQVASPPTQVASIAVAPQVTQTTVTQVRPQIQLPAQLLSVPGLQQQVLSHIQNQVAAQLQAQAQQGTLPQQIKLQLPIQIQQQGGGQVQTHQIQNVVTIQTASVQEQLQRIQQLRDQQQKKKQQQEAKKEHTQQATSQSDMLQKQVVMKQNAVIEHLKQKKTMTPAEREENQRMIVCNQVMKFILDKIDKDEKQAAKKKKREESVEQKRSKQNASKLSALLFKHKEQLKAEILKKRALLDKELQVEVQEELRKDLSKLRREKEKAQAAASQAAAAAASAQAAAHAAATAAPVASSASSHKRKRDEDRDGTSSKSKKKKMISTSSKDNKRDTKLYCVCKTPYDESKFYIGCDLCSNWYHGECVGITEKEAKKMDDYICTECKRAQEGTSEELYCICRTPYDESQFYIGCDRCQNWYHGRCVGILQSEATHIDEYVCPQCQSTEEAMTVLTPLTDKDYEGLKRILRSLQAHKMAWPFLEPVDPNDAPDYYGVIKEPMDLSTIEQRIQKRFYSKLTEFVADMTKIFDNCRYYNPSDSPFYQCAEFLESFFVQKLKAFKASRL, translated from the exons ATGATGAGGGGGAGAAGAGGCAGGCCGCCCAAAACCGTGTTGATGCAGGAGCCCACCTCGGGGCCGGTGCGAGGGCTCAGACCCCGCCGAGCGCCGAAGGTGAAGGCGAGAGGGGGAGCGGACGAAGATTTCGTGACTCCTGCTAAGCGGGGGAATCACCATTCGTCGCGGGGCCGGAGGAAAGCGGGGTCGGCGGGATCGAGGGGCAGAGGCAGGGGCAGAGGAGCTGCTggaagaggcagagggagaCGGAGCGCCGCCAGCGCCGTGGTCTACGACGACCACGAGAGCGACGACGAGGACGACGGCGAGAGCCTGGCGTccgaggaggacgaggaggctGAAGAGGACCCTATAACGGACGAAGAGGAAGAGGTCATCGACAACGAGTCGGACTACCTCGAAGAACTGCCcgaggatgaggaggatgatGCGAGCTACTGCACGGAGAGCAGCCACGGCAGCACCCCGG GCCGGAGGAGACGCAGGGCCCGTCGGCCACGCTCTCCCATCCTGGAGCAGAAAGAGATCCCTTCCCTGGACCTGCCCACCTCTTCTGAAGACCTCCTCATTCCTGCCGAGCATCTGCTCAATGCCTCATCCATTTATGAGGTCTTGCGCAACTTCAGCACGGTGCTGCGTCTCTCGCCCTTCCGTTTCGAGGACTTCTGCGCAGCCCTGGTGAGTCAGGAGCAGTGCACTCTGATGGCTGAGACGCATATCGCCCTGCTGAAGGCCATCCTGCGTGAGGAGGACACGTCCAACACCACCTTTGGCCCGGCTGACCTCAAAGACAGTGTCAACTCCACACTCTACTTCATTGATGGCATGACCTGGCCGGAGGTGGTGCGGTCTTACTGCGAGAGTGACCCTGAGTACCGGGATGTCCTGCCGCACCTGGAGGGTGAGGACTACCCCTTTGGGCCTCTGGAGAGCAAGGTGAAGGTCCTTCAGTTCCTGGTGGACCAGTTTTTGACCACCAACCTAGCGCGCGAGGAGCTGATGTCGGAGGGCGTGGTTCAGTACGATGATCACTGCCGCGTGTGCCACCGGCTTGGTGACCTGCTGTGCTGTGAGACCTGCTCCGCCGTATACCACCTGGAGTGTGTGAAGCCTCCTCTGGAGGAAGTGCCTGAGGATGAGTGGCAGTGCGAGGTGTGTGTGGCACACAAAGTGCCCGGTGTCACCGACTGCGTGATGGAGGTTCAGAAGAGCCGACCGTACCTCAGACAAGAGCCGATCGGATACGACCGCCACCAGAGGAAGTACTGGTTCCTGAACCGGAGAATCATTGT TGAGGAGGACGGTGAAGCGGAGGTGGGGAAGAAGATCTGGTACTACAGCTCTAAAGTGCAGCTGGgagagctgctggagctgctaGATAAAGAGTTCTGGGAGAATGATCTGTGTGCTGTTCTGGATGAGCTGAGGGAAGAAATCCACACTCACATGGACATCACTGAGGAGCTCACCAACAAGGCCCGCAGCAACAACAAGGCCTACCTCACCGTCGTCAACG ATGAGATCTTGGAGCGGTTGAAGGCCCAgcaggaggcagagcttggtgAGGTGAAGCGGCGCGCAGATGAGAAGGCCAGGCAGGGGTTAAAGATCGATGAGGGAAGTGAGGGTGATAACGTGGTCTCATCTGCTGCCGATGGCTCTACTCCACAAGAAGGTTTGGGAGATGGGGATGCAGTGAGCGAGAAGACTGCGACTGATG CTACAACTCCTCCTGCTGCTGAGGACGGTAGCATCAGCGTGTCTGGGCGTCCTCAGGCTGACCCGCTTAACCCGTCTAAAATCGACCCCCAAAGCCCTCCAGCGGGCGCTGCCACCACTGCCTCCTCCACTGCAGCTGCAGAAGAACCTGGGGAAGGGGCTGAGGTGGAGAGGGAACGGGCAG ataaaagcTCAGAGTCAGGTTGTCAAGGTGATGGGGAGTCTATGCTGGAAACTGAACCTCCACAGACTGCTGATGAAAACAGTTGCAGCAGTCACTTCTCCATTTCTGACTGCCTGAGGCCCCCAGAGGAGCCAGACCTGGCTGACCGCTCCTCGCAGTCTTCCATCAACAGCCAAGACGACGCAG GTGAGGGTAAAGGAAACGGAGACGGTACGAGGACAGGGTCGTCTATGCGCATGGTGACACGTCTGCGCAATCCTGACAGCAAACTGAGCCAGCGCAAGATCATGCAGGACAAGGATGGCAGCTCGCAGGATGGCAGCAAAGCACTTAAAGAG ACCCCTCCGCTAATGGCCTATGGCTCTGTCAGGAAAGATCTTGCTGGAAAGAGCAGTTCTAACAATGGTTTCTTCAAGCTGGGCCAGGAGGGCAAGTTCCGCGTCTACCACAACCAGTACAGCACAAACACCCTGGCCCTTAACAAGCACCAGCACCGCGAGGATCACGACAAGCGCCGACACCTCTCTCATAAGTTCTGTATGACCACCGCCGGCGAGTTTAAGTGGAATGGCTCCGTCCATGGCTCCAAAACGCTGACCGTGTCCACTCTGAGACTGACCATCATTCAGCTGGAGAACAATGTCCCTGCTCCCTTCCTACATCCCAACTGGGCCTCTCACAG GTCAAACTGGATAAAGGCAGTCCAGATGTGCAGCAAAGCACGAGAGTTTGCCTTAGCTTTGGCCATTTTAGAGTGTGCGATCAAACCAGTGGTTATGCTCTCAGTCTGGAAGGACTCACTGGGTCACACAAG GCTTCATCGAATGACCTCTATGGAGcgggaggagaaagaaaaggtgaaaaagagagagaaaaaactggAAGATGAAGAGACAATGCAGCAGGCCACGTGGGTGAAGTACACGTTCCCTATTAAGCACCAG GTGTGGAAACAGAAAGGGGAGGAGTACAGAGTAACTGGGTATGGTGGTTGGAGCTGGGTCAGTAAGACCTACGTCCACCGCTTTGTCCCCAAACTACCTGGAAACACAAATGTCAACTATCGAAAAGCACTTGAAG CCGCTAAACCTGGCAACGAACATGAAACAACATCCCACTCGCAGAAACAGAATAGCCCTTCAGAAATGCACGATGTCTCTGATTCCATCCAAAAGCCgggaaaggaagaaaaacagcaaaattccATTTCTGAATCCACAACAGAGCCTTTATCTGCTGAGGAGCACACCCTGAAAGAGCAGGgtgaaaaaaaggaggaaaagatGGAGGTGGATGAGAAGGCTGTGGATAAGAATGATCATCTCTACAAGAATGAATCCTCTGAACAGATGGACGCTATAGCCTCGAAGTCAACCAGTCCCAGTGAGGAAAAAG TTAATGTTAGCACGTCTTCATCTTTGCTGAATGACCAACCTCTCAAAGGGGAGGCTATTGATGGTGAAGAGTCCAGTGTCAGTGCAGCAACTTCTCAGGCATCCTTCGACTGTGAAGTTGTGAACGTCAGTGAGGGCTTCCAGCTGCGCACAGCATacaagaagaaagtcaaagcaTCAAAGCTTGATGGCCTCCTGGAGCGACGAGTCAGACAGTTCACCGTGGAAGAAAGGCAGAGGCTGGAGATGCTCAAGCAAGCAGCCACCTCTAAACCAGCCACCGAGAAGGTAAAGGAGGATCAGGAGACAACCACCACATCCACAAATCAAGACTTGaaaactgaaggaactgcaCCTATTCCTCCAAAACCTATTGAAGCTGATGAGGTAGTAGAGCCAGTAATGAAGGACAAAGACCCTGTGGTCCAAAAGCTTGAATTTGACCAAGAGGAGGAGCAGGTGAAACCCAATTCCTTAGAACAGACTGATAATCTTGATGTCAGATTGGGCTCCAGTCCAAAGACTGAAATAGCGGAACAAGGACAGAAAACAGGAACAGAAGCAGAGCACAAAACGGGCAATGGAGCACCAGTAACAACTGCTGCTGCGTTTAATGGTGGTCCACAGCAAGATCTCGAAACAGATCTTGAAGTAAAACCTGAAACAGCTTGTCCTAAAATTGAGGATACAGAGGGGAAGACTCCAGTTGAAAACAGCTCTTCCATAAGTGAGAATGGTTTAAATGTAGAAAAAGCTTTgtcagtgcatgtaaatggaAAAGATGGTTCCATAGACTCTCCCCCCGCAAATCTCCCCAATAACATTAATTCAAAAGAGATTATCCAGACCACGGAAGATGAGTCAAGAGTGGCACCACAGAAGGAACCCCTGAAATCTCTAATGAATGGCGACTTGACTCAAGAAGGTCAGAAAGAGAAGGCTAAGCCCGATGATGAACCACTGGTGGCCAAGTCAGACTCTGAGTATCTGCCACCTCAGAAAATAGCTAAGCTGGAGAACAGCACAGAAGGCATTGTTGACTCGACCGTTGGTTCTGCTCCATCCCAGCCTACCGCACCAGAAGCTAGCTTAAAACCAGATGTGCTTAATAACAGTGCCAAGGTGGCGTCAGTAGAGACTGAGGAAGCCAAGCTTAAATCCCTCAGTCCATCATCCATTCCATCTGGGGATGAGTCCAGCCTTAGCAGTGACGTTCCTGAGAACAGCAATAGCAGTGGTAGTGGGATTAAGACCATGATTACGCAAGTTACCACAACTACCACCACTACGGTTTCCACTGAGTCACGTACTGTCCAGTTAGCAGAAGTGTCAAGCACGCTTGATGGTACCGCTAGCAATAATGCTTCTGCCGTGAATGCATTGGCTGAACCAAAGGTGGAGTCCACCACAACAGTCTCTACTCTTTCTACTACAACTACCACCACTGTTACCAAGGTTACTAATCCAGTCCTTGGAGCCAAGGTAACAGAGGAGAGCAAGACTGTTGTCACAGCAACACTAACTGATGCTAAATCAGGGCCTTCAGGTTCCTCTGTGAGCTCCATGACCGTGAGTAAGGAGTACACCACTAAGGACAGGGTACGACTGATGAAATTTTCCCGCTCCAAGAAGACCCGGTCAGGGACAGCACTGCCTTCATATCGCAAGTTTGTAACCAAGAGCAGCAAGAAAAGCATCTTTGTCCTTCCCAATGATGAGCTGAAGAAGCTTGCACGCCGAGCCGGTATCCGTGAGGTGCCCATATTCAACTACAATGCCAAACCGGCTTTAGACATCTGGCCATATCCATCCCCAAGACCCACATTTGGAATCACATGGAG GTACCGGCTCCAGACTGTGAGGTCTTTGGCTGGAGTAAGCCTGATGTTACGGCTGCTCTGGGCTTGTCTCAGATGGGACGACATGGCTGTGAAGCCCTCTCCCGCTGTAGGAACCACACGGACAG AGACATCTGAGACTGATATCACCACCACAGAGATTATCAAACGGAGAGATGTGGGACCTTATGGTATTCGATCAGAGTACTGTATCAGGAAAATTATTTGCCCACTGGGAGTGCCAGAGGCTCCCAAAG aaaCCCCCACACCCCAAAGAAAAGGTCTGCGTTCCAGTGCTTTGCGGCCAAAGAAACCAGAGCCTTCTAAACAGACGGGGCCAGTAGTGATTGAGACATGGGTGCCAGAGGAGGATCTGGAGCTCTGGGAGATACGAGCCTTTACTGAAAG AGTTGAGAGGGAAAAGGCGCAGGCAGCAGACCCAACTAAGGTTAGTGTGCAGAAGAAAGCTGAAGAGGTCAAGGCCCAATTGGAAGCTCAGCTAAAGCACCAGAGATTGGCAGCCCAGCAG aaaCGGTTGGAGCAGCAAAAGCCTGGAGgcaccacctccacctccaccttaACCAGCACTCCCATCAGCGCTGGATCTTCCACCCAGAAGGTGGTGGTAGGCTCTTTGACCAGTCCGGTCACCCCTGGGACGAAAGTAGTACTGGCCACCAAGTTAGGTACGCCGGTGACATTCCAGCAGAACAAGAACTTCCAGCAGACTTTTGCCTCCTGGGTCAAGCAAGGCCAAGGTAATACAG CCTCCACAACTTCTGTTACCACGGTAGCAGCAAGTAGCATCAGCACGTCTGGGCAAACGTTCCAGATCGCTGCTGCCCCGGGCTCGAAGGCCGGCAATGTCCTCACCGCCAAACTGCCTCTGCCGGCCAACAGCAAGATAGTCACAGTGAACGTGCCAACCACCCAAGGAG GTGTGGTCCAGGTACAGCAGAAGGTAGTGGGCATCATTCCATCCAGCACAGCAGGCACTGCCCAGTCCTTTTCTTCATTCCAGCCACGTTCAGCCAGCATCAACATCCGGCCCAATACCACCACCTCCACGCAGCAG GTTACAACGACTGGAGCCCCTCTCCGGCCCGGGATGACAGTGGTTCGTTCCCCTCTTCAGCAGGCCACAGCTTTAAGCAAGACCATCATCCGCACCCCCCTAACGGTTCAACAAGGTATTCTTCCTGCAA GTCAGGGCCAGCAAGTGGTCACTCAGATCATCCGTGGAACACCCGTATCCAAAGCTGTGACTAGCAGCAGCCCAGTACAGGCTGGCGTAGGCACTCCCCCTAGGCCTTCCACCCCAGGCCAGCCACAGACCCCCCAGACACCCACTGGTGCCCGGCCACAACAGGGCCAAGTTAAACTCACTCTGGCTCAGCTCACACAACTCACACAGGGTGCTCAG GGAGGGAATCCAGGTTTGACTGTAGTGATCCAGGGCCAGGGCCAGACCACTGGCCAGCTCCAAGTCATCCCACAAGGGGTGACTGTGATACCAGGTCCTGGGCAGCAGCTCATGCAGGCAGCCATGCCAAACGGCCAGGTCCAGCGTTTCCTCTTCACCCCCATGCCCCCTGCACCAGCTCCTGCAGCCCCTGCCATATCCACGCCCAGTACCTCTGCCACCCCAgttaccactactaccaccactaccacacCTACAATGCCCACACATCCAG TGAGGCAAACTGCAGCACAAGCCCAACCTCCTGTCCAACCATCCAACCTTCCATCGTCTCCGCCCTCTCTCCCTACACCCCAACCTGTCCAGCATCCAGTCACCCCAGCCCAAACCCCAACACCTGCTTCTCCACTCCAGACACCTCAAACCCATATTTCTTCACCTCAGCCCCAAATTCCTCAGCTGCAGCCACAGCCCCAAATTCCTCAGCTGCAGCCACAGCCCCAAATTCCTCAGCTGCAGCCACAGCCTCAAATTCCTCAGCTGCAGCCACAGCCTCAAATACAACCCCAACCACAAATTCAACCCCAACTTCAAATACAGCCCCAGCCACAAGTTCAAAGTCCACCTCAGCTCCAATCCCAAGTCCAGTTACAACCCCAGCTTCAACCACAGCCCCAAATTCAGCCTCAACCTCAGACACAACCACTGCCACAGCCTCCACCCCAAACTCAACCTCTGCCACAGCCCCAACTTCAGCTACAGACCCAACCTCAACTTCAGCATCAGCCTCAACCTCACCTACCTGCTCAATCCCCTGTACAGCAGTCTCCTCCCTTATCTGTCTCTCATGTCGCCCAGGTTGCCTCCCCTCCAACACAGGTAGCCTCCATTGCTGTAGCCCCACAGGTGACCCAGACCACAGTAACGCAAGTTCGGCCTCAGATCCAGCTCCCCGCCCAGCTCCTCAGCGTGCCAGGTCTCCAGCAGCAGGTCCTCTCCCACATCCAGAACCAGGTAGCGGCCCAGCTCCAGGCCCAGGCCCAGCAGGGCACCCTTCCCCAGCAGATCAAGCTGCAGCTCCCCATCCAGATCCAGCAGCAGGGCGGAGGACAGGTACAGACGCATCAGATACAGAATGTGGTAACCATCCAGACAGCCAGTGTACAGGAGCAGCTCCAGCGCATTCAGCAGCTACGAGACCAGcaacagaagaagaagcagcagcaggaggctAAGAAAGAGCATACTCAACAGGCCACCAGCCAGAGCGACATGCTGCAGAAACAG GTGGTGATGAAGCAGAATGCAGTCATAGAGCACTTAAAGCAGAAGAAAACCATGACTCCTGCAGAAAGGGAGGAGAACCAGAG AATGATCGTGTGTAACCAGGTGATGAAGTTCATCCTGGATAAGATCGACAAGGATGAGAAGCAGGCAgctaaaaagaagaagagagaggagtcTGTGGAGCAGAAGCGCAGCAAACAGAATGCCAGCAAGCTCTCAGCTCTGCTCTTCAAACACAAGGAGCAGCTCAAAGCTGAGATCCTGAAGAAGAGGGCATTGCTGGATAAGGAGCTACAGGTAGAAGTACAG GAGGAGTTGAGGAAGGATCTGAGCAAGttgagaagagagaaagagaaggctCAGGCTGCAGCCTCTCAGGCAGCTGCTGCAGCCGCCAGTGCCCAGGCAGCTGCCCACGCTGCGGCCACCGCCGCTCCAGTCGCCTCCTCAGCCTCCAGCCACAAACGCAAACGAGATGAAGACCGTGATGGAACCTCCTCgaagagcaagaagaagaagatgatctCCACGTCCTCAAAGGACAACAAAAGAGATACCAAGTTGTACTGTGTATGCAAAACGCCCTACGACGAATCCAA GTTTTATATCGGTTGCGATCTCTGCTCAAACTGGTATCACGGTGAATGTGTGGGCATCACGGAGAAGGAGGCAAAGAAGATGGACGACTATATTTGCACAGAGTGTAAAAGAGCACAGGAGGGCACCTCAGAGGAGCTCTACTGTATCTGCAGAACGCCTTATGACGAGTCCCA GTTTTACATTGGCTGCGACCGTTGCCAGAACTGGTACCATGGGCGCTGTGTGGGCATTCTGCAGAGCGAGGCCACTCATATCGACGAGTACGTATGCCCACAGTGTCAGTCTACGGAAGAGGCCATGACGGTCTTGACGCCGCTCACAGACAAAGACTATGAGGGCTTAAAGCGAATCCTCCGCTCCTTACAG GCCCATAAGATGGCATGGCCGTTCCTGGAACCAGTAGATCCTAACGATGCTCCAGATTACTATGGGGTCATAAAGGAACCAATGG